From the genome of Nasonia vitripennis strain AsymCx chromosome 1, Nvit_psr_1.1, whole genome shotgun sequence, one region includes:
- the LOC100679763 gene encoding centrosome-associated protein CEP250 yields the protein MADEKEDAPVAAEGEQENEPQEIVEEAEQVQVSDEPAKEAENQGDEAQTAEARDVADDGKTLATEKSEETATAKDLSARGDKSSIYAPEYQLPPGLGEGIPVGPGQNRESIMSSVPVTESAVMQQMFKADERAKIVRAEIQELKASINELTNKDELSEEDTIILRDKQTEVMRKVGELNDITRKLQRIIGLVDPSTPTFAKMFELLPYPHTRGTEDEKEKSCENLVEGIKECERFAFPQIEYPEDKLPRVIVCGNTEDNIPKIVVPDSRPRSRGNKCIEKLTGRLSESLCLQDKLAKENAELEGGKYALERELLEKDNAVECLERKVRGLQDEMRFVVKENCELNRKLVCLQQQQQQQQQSCSSPCSVPSPRLSPKSESRCRSPRISPQPPTAVLDLSCKCSAREQSREQTAQPPVEASNACRNHSPISRRDPRAYNSPRLAGGASRGDDGFTHYQQNRQEMQAHNSYRNGISSNNGCAKSPAMISQGPARGGAVCPAEIDERLAAYGNNTKYLVEQLSCVENEVRTLQADLMNVQHERQQLEQQRKLLECANPCATCVCCPEPPKSLNLPPKNKQEFLSCSPCDVTPEANACAAQQLRDLREQYARLQDDYKDKLCEVSRQRADAEALKREAREAREERERMEIKLIDAQERSRAIEAERNELLGTKEQLIEQEQALLVARQRFREAQDELEELRTMIRDQAAQLDDYRNKYLQAQQQVEEQRRQLDLMEMDNARMNENVALEIGRVKNQFQEKLAEIAPLPDILKQTQMKLQETQQQRMLAEHNCEDLSRELLAAKDKIDSMQNQINDLQREIQNLQDEKNDGGSRIEDLEKKNGELRNENERLKNAIARFEEQQAVMQKRIDEKQHEVTQLTAMLEQVREDSARQVSRTKERCEAIKRSMQAQISDFEIQLAQCRAAAKTAQKERDEIRQKMQGQIGNLSEALQQAQGRIKSLQGHVEYLKVSYSNVFGNQVPGESTTLVPQTESLTGGQGYDSCDCNH from the exons ATGGCTGACGAAAAGGAAGACGCTCCCGTAGCAGCCGAGGGCGAACAGGAAAACGAACCTCAAGAGATAGTCGAAGAAGCAGAGCAAGTTCAAGTTTCCGACGAGCCCGCAAAAGAAGCTGAAAACCAGGGCGACGAAGCCCAAACCGCTGAGGCGCGAGATGTGGCCGATGACGGCAAAACGCTGGCGACTGAGAAATCTGAAGAGACTGCAACGGCGAAGGATCTATCCGCGAGAGGAGATAAGTCGTCGATTTACGCACCCGAGTATCAGTTGCCTCCAGGTTTGGGCGAAG ggATTCCTGTCGGACCTGGCCAAAATCGGGAATCGATAATGAGCTCGGTACCTGTCACGGAATCGGCTGTAATGCAACAAATGTTCAAAGCTGACGAGAgagcgaaaatcgttcgcgcgGAAATACAAGAGTTAAAGGCTTCCATAAACGAACTGACGAAC AAAGATGAGCTTTCGGAAGAGGATACGATTATCCTGAGAGACAAGCAAACGGAGGTGATGCGCAAAGTTGGCGAACTAAATGACATCACACGTAAACTGCAACGGATCATCGGTCTCGTCGACCCGTCGACCCCCACATTCGCAAAGATGTTCGAGCTTCTACCGTATCCGCACACAAGG GGTACGGAGGATGAGAAGGAAAAATCATGCGAAAATCTTGTAGAAGGAATAAAAGAGTGCGAAAGGTTCGCCTTTCCTCAGATAGAGTACCCAGAGGACAA ATTACCGCGAGTCATAGTTTGCGGAAACACAGAAGACAACATACCAAAAATAGTAGTTCCTGATAGTAGGCCGAGGAGCCGAGGCAACAAATGCATCGAGAAACTGACGGGAAGACTCTCGGAATCGTTGTGCTTGCAGGACAAACTTGCTAAAGAAAACGCTGAGCTAGAAGGCGGCAA ATACGCATTGGAGCGCGAGCTCCTCGAGAAGGACAATGCGGTCGAGTGCCTGGAGCGCAAGGTCCGCGGCTTGCAGGACGAGATGCGCTTTGTGGTAAAGGAAAACTGCGAGCTCAACCGCAAGCTCGTCtgtctgcagcagcagcagcaacagcagcagcagagctgCAGCTCACCCTGTTCGGTACCGTCGCCGCGATTGTCGCCGAAATCAGAGAGCAGGTGCCGATCGCCCAGAATTTCACCTCAACCACCAACGGCAGTACTCGATCTGTCTTGCAAGTGCAGCGCGAGAGAACAAAGCAGGGAGCAAACTGCTCAGCCACCCGTCGAAGCGTCGAACGCGTGTAGAAATC ACAGCCCGATCTCGCGCCGAGATCCTCGAGCTTACAACTCGCCACGTCTAGCAGGTGGTGCTTCACGAGGAGACGACGGATTTACGCACTATCAACAAAATCGTCAAGAGATGCAGGCTCACAATAGTTACCGAAACGGTATCTCCAGTAATAATGGCTGTGCAAAGTCCCCAGCGATGATAAGTCAAGGACCTGCGCGAGGAGGTGCCGTTTGCCCGGCCGAGATCGACGAGCGGCTCGCTGCCTATGGAAATAATACCAAGTATTTG GTAGAGCAACTGTCATGCGTCGAAAACGAGGTGAGAACACTTCAAGCAGACCTCATGAACGTGCAACACGAGAGGCAGCAGCTTGAGCAGCAGCGTAAGCTCCTTGAGTGTGCCAATCCATGCGCCACTTGTGTATGCTGTCCTGAGCCGCCGAAATCGTTAAATCTACCTCCCAAG AATAAACAAGAATTTCTTTCTTGCTCGCCCTGCGATGTCACGCCG GAGGCGAACGCTTGCGCGGCCCAACAGTTACGCGATCTGCGCGAGCAATATGCCCGTCTTCAAGACGACTATAAAGATAAGCTGTGCGAAGTATCGCGGCAGCGCGCGGATGCCGAAGCTTTGAAACGAGAGGCTCGCGAGGCCAGGGAAGAGCGAGAGCGCATGGAAATTAAGCTGATCGACGCCCAAGAACGCTCGCGTGCCATCGAGGCTGAGCGCAACGAGTTGCTCG GTACGAAAGAGCAGTTGATTGAACAGGAGCAAGCGTTGCTAGTGGCGAGACAACGTTTCCGTGAGGCCCAGGATGAACTCGAGGAATTGCGCACGATGATTCGGGATCAGGCTGCTCAACTCGACGACTACAGAAATAAATACCTGCAG GCGCAGCAACAGGTGGAAGAGCAACGGCGGCAGTTGGACCTTATGGAGATGGACAATGCTAGGATGAACGAAAATGTTGCGCTGGAAATCGGCAGAGTTAAG AATCAATTTCAAGAGAAATTAGCGGAAATAGCTCCGCTTCCGGATATTTTAAAGCAAACACAGATGAAACTGCAAGAGACGCAGCAACAACGAATGTTAGCCGAACATAACTGCGAAGACTTATCGCGAGAGCTTTTGGCGGCCAAGGATAAGATCGACTCCATGCAGAATCAGATAAACGACCTACAGCGGGAGATTCAAAATCTACAA GATGAGAAAAACGACGGCGGAAGCAGAATAGAAGATCTAGAGAAAAAGAATGGTGAACTGAGGAATGAAAACGAGCGCCTAAAAAATGCCATTGCTCGATTTGAGGAGCAGCAAGCAGTGATGCAGAAGCGTATCGACGAAAAACAACACGAAGTGACACAGCTTACTGCTATGCTCGAACAG GTGCGAGAAGACTCGGCAAGACAAGTGTCGAGAACGAAAGAGAGATGTGAGGCCATTAAGCGAAGCATGCAGGCGCAAATTAGCGACTTTGAGATACAATTAGCCCAATGTCGAGCTGCAGCAAAAACCGCACAAAAAGAAAGAGACGAA ATAAGGCAAAAAATGCAAGGCCAAATCGGAAATTTGAGCGAAGCTTTGCAACAGGCCCAAGGAAGAATCAAATCCTTGCAAGGGCACGTGGAATACTTAAAAGTATCTTACAGCAACGTTTTTGGCAATCAAGTTCCAGGAGAATCCACGACGCTAGTTCCTCAAACGGAATCGCTCACTGGGGGTCAAGGCTACGACTCATGCGACTGTAATCACTGA
- the LOC100119593 gene encoding uncharacterized protein LOC100119593 gives MTKTLQYHGLTQYQHKLSSLPLGINMDSPPSYSLSVTGPLSDIGSSGIGGSISSDSVRAHFATTELQESDMESKSLSQDSFDYSDGIHGENFNTLKKGPTWTDVLSAAAATVAEQRKLEEIAIKPPPEFQDSPSPPDTSASSLEPLTADTHTILHTRRRASNRCIREFAESLVETIVEEALAISCRISWPEGKIILKPTRHMPNTEMMHMSCSNRTSKSSSTRIWMSDYLTSSSPGLATAGYQGTITITPFSTLNRPNSRSSLASSRLSSSHNSINTTGLSNKADDSSFITSAMSHDILTTSQISDMYNVPFDSDIYTVPIDVVRPLHHELRTPQRPKRHKHHRKRRRNVSASSQSEFEFHIQQQSARHYCGGMLGKPRSIGHCVVKSQKMLAEVCCNDSGAAAVSTGATANGACGNGKRHSVPGTSAAAAAATMGRQPQQQQHHRQLTKTANNHVRNIGEPIHMTLHEVRQYLQTLYSSGSSESCGEAKMKRDKMAKMLPPQSIGQSSIHLAAMPKFLNLNNNNKYSNPHNTDSSTTNTPISNKSSNGLIQHNNNNINNNNNNNNNSSSNAKKHKKNSLATLKNKKAKDERGDEMRTSDGTDSTTGGNREKIKKSQRNFSLNLKQTLCNIFRFKKIGSPEHQIVTKRTNVVHQQQPVSDVIVQDEDDLVADYEQHPSQQVNNNNGGISLNGDLDDAEAATTTIATTTTTVTTTKLPFFKRALPPLPRAVINGHSESGLDAQVGDNAIVNGVVPLCESPANSGTQARGQQMAAAENGDEPANEDTSMDFAASIEKVKDYGWYWGPISGEAAEKILSNEPDGSFIVRDSSDDHYIFSLSFRLNSCVRHVRIEHDQGNFSFGSCTKFKSHTIVDFIENAVEHSRSGRYLFFLHRRPVLGPMRVQLLHPVSRFKQVQSLQHTCRFVILKMVRKDLIPTLPLPRRLIDYLSAPHYYSEQLACEQEERVESPVSSSTGELEKICFTPQGLS, from the exons ATGA CCAAAACTTTGCAATATCATGGTTTGACGCAGTACCAACATAAACTGTCGTCACTACCATTAGGGATTAATATGGATTCGCCACCATCCTACTCACTGAGTGTAACTGGACCGCTAAGCGACATTGGCAGCAGCGGTATTGGAGGCTCCATATCCAGTGACTCTGTTCGAGCACATTTTGCTACTACAGAG CTACAGGAAAGCGACATGGAGAGCAAATCTCTGTCCCAGGACTCATTTGATTATTCGGATGGGATACACGGTGAAAACTTCAACACTTTGAAAAAAGGGCCTACTTGGACAGATGTCCtgtctgcagcagcagccacagtTGCAGAGCAAAGGAAGCTGGAAGAAATTGCTATAAAACCACCACCTGAATTCCAGGACAGTCCATCTCCACCTGATACTTCTGCCTCGTCTCTGGAACCCCTTACTGCCGATACCCACACTATTTTGCACACAAGGAGAAGAGCTTCAAACAGATGTATTCGAGAGTTTGCTGAGAGTTTAGTGGAAACAATAGTGGAGGAAGCTCTGGCCATATCGTGTAGAATATCTTGGCCGGAAGGAAAGATTATTCTGAAGCCTACCAGGCACATGCCTAACACGGAAATGATGCACATGAGTTGCAGCAATCGAACAAGTAAAAG CAGTTCAACGCGCATATGGATGTCGGACTATCTGACGTCCTCCTCACCAGGTCTGGCTACCGCGGGCTATCAAGGCACCATCACTATCACGCCGTTTAGCACTCTAAATCGACCGAACTCCCGTTCGTCCTTAGCTTCGTCACGACTCTCGAGCTCTCACAATTCCATCAACACGACGGGCTTGAGTAACAAGGCCGACGACAGCAGCTTTATCACCTCGGCCATGTCGCACGACATCCTCACGACCAGCCAAATCAGCGACATGTACAACGTGCCCTTCGACTCGGACATCTACACCGTGCCTATTGACGTTGTTCGGCCGCTGCATCATGAGCTACGGACACCCCAACGACCCAAGAGGCACAAGCATCATCGGAAGAGGAGAAGGAATGTATCAGCAAGCTCGCAGAGTGAATTCGAGTTTCATATACAGCAACAATCAGCGAGACACTACTGCGGAGGAATGCTGGGAAAACCAAGATCCATTGGGCATTGCGTGGTCAAGTCACAGAAGATGCTGGCCGAGGTGTGCTGTAACGATTCCGGAGCTGCAGCCGTATCAACGGGAGCTACTGCTAACGGCGCTTGCG GCAACGGCAAGAGGCACAGCGTTCCAGGAACCTCGGCAGCGGCAGCCGCTGCTACAATGGGCCGTCAAccacaacagcaacagcaccATCGACAACTCACCAAGACTGCTAATAATCATGTACGTAACATCGGTGAGCCGATCCACATGACTCTGCACGAGGTGCGCCAATATCTGCAGACTCTCTACTCTTCGGGCTCGAGCGAGAGTTGTGGCGAGGCCAAGATGAAACGCGACAAGATGGCCAAGATGCTGCCGCCCCAAAGCATCGGTCAGTCGTCTATTCACCTCGCGGCGATGCCCAAGTTCCTCAACTTGAATAACAACAACAAGTACAGCAATCCCCACAACACAGATTCGTCGACAACGAACACGCCTATATCGAACAAGAGCAGCAACGGCCTCATTcagcataataataataatattaacaataacaacaataacaataataatagcaGTAGCAATGCAAAAAAGCACAAGAAAAACTCGCTTGCCACGCTGAAGAACAAAAAGGCGAAAGACGAGCGGGGCGACGAGATGAGAACGAGCGACGGTACGGATAGTACCACTGGTGGAAACAGGGAAAAGATTAAGAAAAGTCAGCGCAACTTTTCTCTCAACCTCAAGCAGACTCTGTGCAACATTTTCAG GTTTAAGAAGATTGGCTCGCCGGAGCATCAGATAGTCACAAAGCGCACCAACGTCGTTCACCAACAGCAACCCGTGTCAGACGTGATCGTTCAAGACGAGGACGACCTGGTGGCTGACTACGAGCAGCATCCATCACAGCAGGTGAATAACAACAACGGTGGCATCTCGCTAAACGGTGATTTAGACGACGCCGAGGCTGCAACGACAACGATCGCCACGACGACAACGACCGTCACCACAACGAAGCTGCCTTTCTTTAAACGTGCTCTGCCACCACTTCCCAGGGCGGTGATCAACGGACACTCGGAGTCGGGTTTGGATGCGCAAGTTGGCGACAACGCGATTGTAAATGGTGTAGTACCTCTGTGCGAGTCCCCGGCCAATTCTGGAACCCAAGCCAGAGGTCAACAAATGGCTGCAGCTGAAAATGGAGACGAACCTGCGAATGAGGATACCAGCATGGACTTCGCCGCTAGTATTGAGAAAGTCAAAGAC TATGGATGGTATTGGGGCCCGATAAGCGGTGAAGCAGCGGAGAAGATTTTGTCGAACGAGCCTGATGGATCTTTCATAGTTCGTGATAGTAGCGACGATCATTATATATTCTCGTTATCATTTAGACTTAACAGTTGCGTTCGGCACGTAAGGATCGAACATGATCAGG GTAACTTTAGTTTCGGCAGTTGCACCAAGTTCAAATCCCATACGATCGTGGACTTCATTGAGAATGCGGTGGAGCACTCGCGTAGTGGCCGATACCTCTTCTTCCTGCACCGACGTCCGGTGCTCGGACCGATGCGCGTTCAACTGCTCCACCCGGTCTCTCGCTTCAAGCAGGTTCAGAGCCTGCAGCATACCTGCCGCTTCGTCATCCTCAAAATGGTACGCAAAGACTTGATTCCGACGCTGCCTCTGCCGCGGCGGCTAATCGATTACCTGAGCGCGCCGCACTACTACAGCGAGCAGTTAGCCTGTGAGCAGGAGGAGCGCGTCGAGTCGCCGGTAAGCTCATCGACTGGCGAGCTCGAGAAGATCTGCTTCACTCCACAAGGCTTGTCGTGA
- the LOC100118704 gene encoding transmembrane protein 258 has translation MMLEIESMARYVSPINPTVFPLLALVLLGIGIFFTAWFFVYEVTSTKFTRDIFKELVISLVAAIFSGFGVLFLLLWVGIYV, from the exons ATGATG CTGGAGATCGAATCTATGGCCAGATATGTCTCGCCAATCAACCCCACAGTCTTTCCTCTACTGGCACTCGTATTGCTGGGTATTGGAATCTTCTTCACTGCTTGGTTTTTCGTTTACGAAGTCACCAGCACAAAGTTCACGAGGGACATATTCAAGGAGTTGGTGATCTCCCTGGTGGCAGCGATATTCTCTGGCTTTGGTGTTCTGTTCCTCTTGTTATGGGTCGGCATTTATGTTTAG
- the LOC100119554 gene encoding DNA repair protein REV1, which yields MAEKKKNAAWADCCEDWGGYMAAKKAKLEEQFQEAAQSEFSNASTLFNGIAIFVNGYTNPTADELKRLMMAHGGIYHHYLRSQTTTHMIASNLPYSKIVAYRKAKNPLPLCKPEWITDSIKAGKVLDFRNYLLYSQCTKTQPSIFAQMTKQNKSSEASRPESASDILSNATKSNVAVDSKSEVKVAEKMSEPKVQTSSSSEAPSVIANCTKNPEFLTDFYNNSRLHHIATMGAMFKEYINDLRDKSDGKFPGLDALKHQSYVNNCKAGPSNKVDDSDSDEDLFATDESPAMNLNISSSAQKSQIIMHIDMDCFFVSVGLRNHPELRGFPIAVAHAKGNKQNDPSEYGSMSEVASCSYEARKAGVKNGMLLGKALKLCPNLKTIRYDFDGYKEVSYTLYDTLASYTLDIEAVSCDEMYADCTKILKVSGLTPLEFATIIRNEIKKKTGCPVSTGFGENKLQARLATKKAKPDGQCYLKGDSIRSFIRTLKVRDLPGVGWSTSEKLQKMNVETCADLETISLYELQKEFGKKNGQQLHDMCRGIDQAKLNLEHVRKSVSAEVNYGIRFENAEAAHEFLKKLSMKISDRLKKINSKGKCITLKVMFRAKEAPNEPLKFMGHGLCDAYNKSKNLIAPTDDSVIITREAIALWNQFSESPQDARGIGIQITKLESLKSKTAGSTILKFIDRMKAPVKKLSETDCLTSSDTREQQNNHKEMSVPNTNTNNEISVHNNKLDTNNENEITLSLENQLLSEDIKIDCHQSNTVPKSDSSEKNANDNPFKVTHMNETPSSSKNKLVSTQINVGASNATNLPKKDTSLISSSQSKQKTQPDYFKQTKPFSANRSAKIKVPDIQEIDMNVLVELPEDIRNEILNEYKQNKNNEKPSTSPMHKTQKDNSHNKNTISINNRLEENLSFSQIDPEFLAALPEEMKNEVKSYCNAKKNVKKVTPTNNIVNKAWGMFKTEKQPQKSTKSKAGKLKVTKGAGKKETKSNASSTNDKKVNEKGVTSNNNKMQEINQNPQAEEPPGISAARRSFHFDPANGNEEHSEILSSLVNCLLDLPIIQVKLQMQQWIVNNSDVNDVDFLSLTTYLGTLPRKGRLLDLHCLLNCLHRCVVKSESCIWHSTYEKMLKHIQARVRQYCGYNIWTKKIDCDKCKTNEV from the exons ATggctgaaaaaaagaaaaatgcagCGTGGGCTGATTGTTGCGAAGATTGG GGAGGATACATGGCAGCAAAAAAAGCCAAGTTAGAAGAACAGTTCCAAGAAGCTGCTCAAAGTGAATTTTCAAATGCGTCAACCCTTTTTAATGGCATAGCAATTTTTGTCAACGGATACACAAATCCAACTGCAGATGAGTTAAAACGTTTGATGATGGCTCACGGAGGCATTTATCATCACTATCTGAGATCACAGACTACAACTCACATGATAGCTTCTAATTTGCCTTACTCCAAAATTGTTGCTTACCGTAAAGCAAAAAATCCTCTTCCTCTTTGCAAACCAGAGTGGATCACGGATAGTATTAAAGCAGGAAAAGTATTAGACTTCAGAAACTACTTGTTGTATTCTCAGTGCACCAAAACACAGCCATCAATTTTTGCACAAATgacaaaacaaaataaatcatCAGAAGCATCGCGACCAGAATCAGCATCTGATATTTTGTCAAATGCTACAAAATCTAATGTAGCAGTCGACTCAAAATCTGAAGTCAAAGTTGCTGAAAAGATGTCTGAACCAAAAGTACAGACTTCTTCAAGTTCTGAAGCTCCTTCAGTCATTGCCAATTGCACTAAAAATCCTGAATTCCTGACAGACTTTTATAACAACTCACGATTGCATCACATTGCAACAATGGGTGCAATGTTCAAGGAATACATTAATGATTTAAGGGATAAAAGTGATGGAAAATTTCCAGGTCTAGATGCTTTAAAGCATCAATCCTATGTCAATAATTGTAAAGCTGGTCCATCAAATAAAGTTGATGATTCTGATTCGGACGAAGATTTGTTTGCAACTGATGAAAGTCCTGCTATGAACTTAAACATTTCGTCTTCAGCACAAAAAAGTCAAATCATCATGCACATAGATATGGACTGTTTCTTTGTATCAGTAGGCCTTAGAAATCATCCAGAGTTGAGAGGTTTTCCTATTGCAGTAGCTCATGCCAAAGGCAATAAACAAAACGATCCAAGTGAATATGGTTCCATGTCAGAAGTTGCTTCTTGCTCTTATGAGGCGAGAAAAGCAGGAGTAAAAAATGGAATGCTTTTAGGCAAAGCCTTGAAGCTTTGCCCTAATCTGAAAACTATTAGATACGATTTTGATGGGTACAAAGAAGTCTCATATACTTTGTATGATACACTTGCTTCCTACACTCTTGACATCGAAGCTGTTAGTTGTGATGAAATGTATGCAGattgtacaaaaattcttaaagTTTCTGGTCTAACTCCTTTAGAGTTTGCTACAATAATtagaaatgaaataaaaaagaaaacaggTTGTCCTGTTTCCACTGGATTTGGGGAAAATAAACTGCAAGCTAGATTGGCCACCAAAAAAGCAAAACCTGATGGTCAATGCTACTTAAAGGGTGATAGCATTAGGTCCTTTATCAGGACTCTGAAAGTGAGAGATTTACCAG GTGTTGGATGGTCTACTAGTgagaaattgcaaaaaatgaaTGTTGAAACTTGTGCTGATTTAGAAACTATATCCTTGTATGAGTTACAAAAAGAGTTTGGTAAAAAGAATGGGCAGCAGTTACATGACATGTGCCGTGGAATTGATCAAGCTAAATTAAATTTAGAGCACGTGAGAAAATCGGTCTCTGCTGAGGTGAATTATGGAATACGATTTGAAAACGCAGAAGCAGCAcatgaatttttgaaaaaattgagtaTGAAGATCAGTgatagattaaaaaaaatcaactcaAAAGGAAAATGTATTACATTGAAAGTGATGTTTCGAGCAAAAGAGGCGCCTAATGAGCCACTTAAGTTTATGGGTCATGGTCTTTGCGACGCTTATAATAAGTCGAAAAATCTCATTGCACCTACTGATGACTCTGTTATAATTACAAG AGAAGCCATAGCTCTTTGGAATCAATTTAGTGAAAGTCCTCAAGATGCAAGAGGCATTGGAATTCAAATTACAAAATTGGAATCTTTGAAGTCCAAAACAGCTGGATctacaattttgaaatttatagaCAGAATGAAAGCtccagtaaaaaaattaagtgaaACCGACTGTCTTACAAGTTCTGATACCAGAGAACAACAAAACAATCACAAAGAAATGAGTGTTCCaaatacaaatacaaataatgaaataagtgtacataataataaattagatacaaataatgaaaatgaaattaccTTGAGTTTAGAGAATCAGCTACTCTCAGAAGATATAAAGATTGACTGTCATCAATCAAACACAGTACCAAAATCAGATTCCAGTGAAAAGAACGCTAATGATAATCCTTTCAAGGTGACGCATATGAATGAGACGCCTTCAAgttcaaaaaataaacttgtTTCCACACAAATAAACGTTGGTGCTTCAAATGCCACCAATTTACCAAAGAAAGATACATCTTTGATAAGTTCCAGTCAATCCAAGCAAAAAACGCAACCTGATTATTTTAAACAGACGAAGCCTTTCTCAGCTAACAGATCagcgaaaataaaagtgcCAGACATTCAAGAAATCGATATGAACGTTTTAGTTGAATTACCAGAAGATATTCGAAACGAGATTCTCAATGagtataaacaaaataaaaacaatgaaaaaccaagcaCAAGTCCTATGCATAAAACTCAGAAAGACAACAGtcataataaaaataccaTAAGTATTAACAACAGGTTAGAAGAAAATTTGTCTTTTTCGCAAATTGATCCAGAATTTCTAGCAGCTTTGCCagaagaaatgaaaaatgaagtGAAATCTTATTGCAACGCTAAAAAGAACGTTAAAAAAGTTACACCTACTAATAACATTGTAAATAAGGCTTGGGGTATGTTTAAAACTGAAAAGCAACCACAGAAAAGTACGAAATCTAAAGCTGGTAAGCTGAAGGTAACGAAAGGCGCAGGAAAGAAAGAAACTAAAAGCAATGCTTCTTCTACAAATGATAAGAAAGTAAACGAGAAAGGTGTGACCtctaacaataacaaaatgcaAGAAATTAATCAAAATCCACAAGCTGAAGAACCCCCAGGCATTTCTGCAGCAAGAAGGAGTTTTCATTTCGACCCAGCAAATGGGAATGAAGAGCATTCCGAAATTTTATCTAGCTTAGTAAATTGTCTTCTTGATCTTCCAATAATTCAG GTAAAGTTGCAAATGCAGCAGTGGATTGTCAACAATTCCGATGTTAATGACGTCGACTTTCTGTCTCTTACGACTTATCTTGGAACCTTGCCTCGCAAAGGGCGTTTATTAGACCTGCATTGTCTTTTAAATTGCTTACACAG gtgTGTTGTAAAATCAGAAAGTTGCATTTGGCACAGCACCtatgaaaaaatgttaaagCATATTCAGGCTCGTGTGCGCCAGTACTGCGGATACAATATATGgacgaaaaaaattgactGTGATAAATGTAAAACCAATGAAGTGtga